The segment TTTAAGCACCCCTTTTTACTCCATCAATTTTAAGCATATACATTACTCAAACATAACCAACTTCACATTCGGTCATAGCACATAACAAGatagccgattcttttcccttagcatctaatGCTCCCATATGatcatttgtatagttcaaacactcatctaccattaTTCATCTAAATTTATATGAAACAACAGCCATAACCTTTATtaactactatggccgaaagctcTAGTCAttcccaaaatcaaaaattcaacatgggttaTAAAAAGAACTTGGTATCTAActcaagattaaccaaaatttcaagaattaacataaaCTTCTCACCTTAATGtagacctaagatgaccgaatggctcttctcccctcttcctctttacattcggccaagaagaacaaagataaagctttgttttcatcacccattttccttattattattattattattcctttaTTTTATATAAAGTATAAAACcattcaaataaaaattaatacatattttaataaaaatcatcatcatggctggccactattaacaaaaaggggtatttgacatgcaagtccaagttttttttataacatgcattaatggaccacttttaaaattacctatcacatttcacaattgtctcacataagtcctattaaataaattcacattcaaatgaataaattaaagattggaactttcacacatgcatgttcacgcacaataagcatagaaaataacgattaattatttttatgaatcggttctgtggtcccaaaaccactttccgactagggtcaatttagagcTGTCACATtccggatgaagtatgaagtaagtttgAAATCCAAGGACTTAGGAGTTGTAACCAAACGAACAGAAGCAAATGGGATGAAAAATTTAGAGAAGTATTTCATCCGAGTAACATACATACTGTTGTTTGTTGCCACCCTTAATAGGTTTACatttaaaatggataatttgtatgttttagactcagggactaaattgaataaaagaaaaactgtaggggaattttgtaaaaatgtcaaaaatgaccaaaatgaaggaaatgaattgttttattatttaaattataaaaatcgaatgaaattattaatttagatcaagatcgggtgaaaacatgttttaggattaaattaaaagagttgaaattgtggaaaattttgttattttatagaatttatgggttttatcaatatatataagaaTAATTAGGTTCAAACAAGGATTTAATTACAAGAACTTTATTTTCTTtgtctaaggatgaaatcgtcattaatcaaaagtttagggtaaaatggtaattttgcctagagattaattgaatgcattagaatatgaaataaataaaaatgatgatcaaatttatttataaagatccgggtggttcaaatatgagacttgaacgtgaaaaagaaaaagttttcaGATTAGTAAAACTATAAATACGAATAAGTAACGAAGTAAGTTTGTGCAACTTGAATTGAGTTATTGAATGTTTAAACTATACATTTATGTGggatgaatgtgaattgaatatttaaatgtatgttttgggctttaagGGCTCAATAGAGGGACATTATGATTATTTTcagaatataaataataaatgatttagaattatttgaaaatgctcaataaactctggtaatgcctcgtacccaattccggcaacggatacgagtAGAATGTGTTACAAGTTGAATGCACAAAACTAATGAAAACAACCTTTTAAGTTGTCTCTTCTTTTTCATTGCCATTCTTAGAGTTGGAAGAACAAATGTCTCCATTCGCACTTTAATTAAGTTCTCAATTTAGTGTGTTTAATGCTAATCATATGTTACTTAACACGAAGCGCGTATAATTCGTGATTTACTATGTTTATGGTATTATGACGATTTTGTTTCAACAAATGGATAACACCTTTTCGATGTTTAACGATGGACGACGATCTTGTTAGTAATTGAGAGCTAATCTCGGATTAAGTTTGAAAGTTTGTATTTATAAATCTTTGTCTCATggattattattttaaaacttgaTTGTTAGGATAGATGTGGCCCAGAGAGTATCACATTGTATTGCCATTTATGTAGTTGTGGAGAAGGTGAGAATAAATAAAGAGATACTTTTATTGGAAAAATTGAGATATTTCAAAAGAAGTAAATTCACTGTTTATAAATTATTATACTTTATTAGATTAATAAGGTTGATGTGATGTATACTTGAGTTTTTGTTTTcgaatttcttttattaaattattataaatgtAAATAGTAACACTTATATTTAGCCACTGAattatgttaaaattatttttagttaatttaattcaCTTAGTTTTGCTAGTGTGACATGCCAATGTCACTATCTAATTAGATTGTTAGTCAAGTCAATAAAAATGTCACAGTCAAATGCTTCATTGATTATTTTTTCATCTACGAGAGTTTAATTGGatgtaaatttttcataaagacttaattaatttttgaaaaattaatttgaaccGTGATGTCTGAATGGTTTTATGATACAACTTAAAATTTGCAATTATTTGAACCTaatcaaattatatttttattgaatttatattgaattttaattacttttagaagccataaaataaagtttatttttgtcAAAATAAGATATCAATATTTATACTTATATTGAGTTTGATTTCACGGGTTAATCGGTTATCAACTcgcttataaaattattaaattacccTCGCATATATaaattaagttatattttatgagtattttttctttttgtataTAAGAAGATCAATAAAAATTTGATAATATTAAGATTTGAACTTGTAACACCATGCATAAAAAACAATTAACTTTACAATTATAACCTAtgtgtatataaattttaataaatatattcgttagaaaattttttcACCTCAACCTAGTTTTTATTAAAGGGAAGCTTATGGATGGATTTTTCAACACCAATTCAGCAAGTATTAACTACACAAATTCTTTACAGAAAGCTAAGCCCTTAAGCTGGACTTTGCATAGAGCAGAGAGGAGGGAAGATTAACTTACAATTCTGCCGGTTGATTACACAAGAAAAGGAATTGGAGCCAAAGAGTACAATTATCTTATCAAAGTTGAGCGTCAAATATGAAAATCTATAATGTATGGAATAGTTATGTTCTATtatctttatttttttgaaaGATTTTATTTTCATACATATGCCTGAATATGTGTTGGATGTATACATacattaaagaattgaaagccGGGATCACATATGACTCCTCACCAGGTGACACACCCAACACATAAATGTTCTTACAACTTTGTAGAACATAACTACATGCAGATTAGGTAGACAAATATGCTGAAAAAAAGATAGGTTTAGGAGGTAAAGATTAAGCACTGATTCCTCTATCTTTGTTAAGCTTCGAAGCAGCAAGGTTGGCAGTGTGGAACTGCGATGTGTAACTATTAGTAGGGCCATCAAGAACGGAAGGTTCATTTAAGAATGCCCAATTGCTTCGTGTCCACCTACATACAGTCACCCACGTTAACAAAAAATTGTCACCATTTTTATGTCTTGATGAGTCGACTAAGATTTATAGCTACTTACCACCCATTTTTCTTTACGATATCCTCCAGGCTTGATTCGGCGTCCATGTGCAGGAAACCCTGTTCTGTATGAGGTAAAGGCATGGAGCTTGATCTCATAATGCTCCTTCCATAGTCCTGAGATGGAATTTCCTGTTTTTAATGTGAACTACTTGATTAAAAACTTTATTCATGTCTAAatctttaattaaaaaaaaaaaagaaaagaaattggcaCCAGCTGGTTGGAGCTATCTGATGGACTATAAATAGCCTTAAGATGATCTTCCTCAGTTTTCTTCTTAGATTTCCAGTAAGCTTCAATCTCTTCCTTGGTAAGTGATCGATTCCTTTGGATTGTTGCTGGAAGAATTTCAAATAACCAGAAATTAGACTAAGCATAAATAAAAACACCACGGAAAACATTAAGCTGACAACCTGATTTAGAAGCCGATACAGGAGAATCCCATCCTGCCATTAGAGAACCCATTTCACTGATGATGATGTTTCAATTGCTTGGACCAAAACTAGGTACTGTCTCGTAGCAAATATCTTGAGAAAAAGTGTTTTATATAGGGGAGTGGGATCTTAACTTTTCCTTTATTTTCAGTCGGGAAGTTAACCTTTTGACTCGTTCTCACCCTCAAAACCATGTTTCTTTTCACAAGAAAATGAATACAGAAGGGCTATTTATTAAGGTACTGATAAAAAAGATTAATTACTTTGATTTGTATAGTCTCCCAGAGGGCACGCGTTTTGGTCTTATTTCCTAATTCCACTACTCCAAACTTGACATTCAACATCCATTAACATACCAGTTTCTAGGCAGAAATCCATGGAGTCGTAGGAAAAAGTATATTGATACACGtgtatttttttccttttcttttttagtCATTGGCCTGCCACAAATGAATTTAATTTGCATCTCAGGTTTTTacgataaattaattaatttctaaaGCCTTCAAATTAACCTCAAAACCTTAACTGATaaaacataatgcatatttttcaaaatatcttGTACTGCTTTATTAATGTTTTGTATCATGCTCACACATGAGGAAAttcacttattattattattattttgaaataattacaaataaataaacGAATAAATATAGTATAGTAATAAAAACCAAATAATAAGGTAGAAAAGCATATGCGTAACAACATTGGTCATCCACATTACCATATCAGCTAACATTTAAATTTACTTTTTTGTTATGATCAAGCATGTGTAGCTGGGTTGTTAGAAGTGGCAGTGGAAGCTTTCTTGAAATGGGTAGGTGTAGACCTGATCCAACTCCTGCCGCCAATCATGTTTTTTGTCATGAAAAATTCTGCCTCTTCTGTCGTTAGTTTTCCCGACCATTCAACTCTTTTCCTTGCCTTAGCTCCAGGTCCATAACATTTATATTCTCTATAGAACGTCGTGCTGTAGAATCAAGAAACCAGAACACCATTAGTTCAGTTTCAAAACCTTTCGGTAATCatgtaagaaaagaaaagaacaggTTGATCTTTGTCTGGTTTTTGCATGTACCTTTGCTTGGATGTGTCTCCCCAGTCATCCCACCCTTGGGGCAGTATCGCACCAGACATATAAGATAGGGCAAAAACCACCCTGGAATATGCACCCCATGGCCGTCCTAGTAGAGCACTCCTTACGCCAGTTATCTTGCAACCCAAGAAAGTGAAGCCTGTGTCCTCCGAAGGAGACTCCCTCCGTTGGGCTGTTATAGATGCATCTCCTTCTGAGAGTGAATGTAAATGGCACTTCTGAAAAAAAAATGCATATGTATGTCAATGGTTTGGCCTACTAGACAGGCCAACAATATATATAGGAATATTGGCAAGTGGCAAAATCATTATATATTACTTATATTCCTGAGTTTTATTACCTCAAAAAGGGAAGCGGCATTCCCACAAATGAAGTCAACTGCTCCTTCAATGTAACAATTTTTGTAATAATGTCTTCCATTGTCAGCTAGCAAAGTATCTTGATAAGCTAAAATTCTACATCCAAAGAAAGCTGCTCTATCTCCTGATACCCTTAAAGCAACTGCTTTAGTTCTGGCCCCCAATGTATTCTATTTATCAAAAAACAAATTCAAaaagattaaatataaatattacaagtTAGACTGTTTCTTGAATTGTTGAAAATTTTAGTATTCTATTAAGCATCATATCATCAGTGTTATTGTTATATGTACCTGAATAGTGAGATATCGGGCAACAAAATCTGAAGCCAACACAGTGAAGGTAGGAGATTCAAATATCTCCCCACCATCATTCCAAGTTATTATCGTGCCATTTGCTTTTAAGCCACTTATGGTAATGAAGGGCTTGTCAGCAGGGACAACAATCTTTTCTTGATAGATGCCAGGCTTAACTAATATGAAAACAGGCTCTTTGTTATCGGATGGCACTGCATCAATGGCGTCTTGTATCTTCCTGTAGTCTCCTTTTCCCGATTGGTCGACTCTTACAAGTATGGCGGTAGAAGTTACTAAAGCACCTACACGAGAACTTGCCAACACGAACATGAATAAAGCCATTACAAACATGCAA is part of the Gossypium arboreum isolate Shixiya-1 chromosome 5, ASM2569848v2, whole genome shotgun sequence genome and harbors:
- the LOC108484812 gene encoding uncharacterized protein LOC108484812 codes for the protein MGSLMAGWDSPVSASKSATIQRNRSLTKEEIEAYWKSKKKTEEDHLKAIYSPSDSSNQLEIPSQDYGRSIMRSSSMPLPHTEQGFLHMDAESSLEDIVKKNGW
- the LOC108485937 gene encoding putative pectinesterase 11; the encoded protein is MAPAYSSYLCMFVMALFMFVLASSRVGALVTSTAILVRVDQSGKGDYRKIQDAIDAVPSDNKEPVFILVKPGIYQEKIVVPADKPFITISGLKANGTIITWNDGGEIFESPTFTVLASDFVARYLTIQNTLGARTKAVALRVSGDRAAFFGCRILAYQDTLLADNGRHYYKNCYIEGAVDFICGNAASLFEKCHLHSLSEGDASITAQRRESPSEDTGFTFLGCKITGVRSALLGRPWGAYSRVVFALSYMSGAILPQGWDDWGDTSKQSTTFYREYKCYGPGAKARKRVEWSGKLTTEEAEFFMTKNMIGGRSWIRSTPTHFKKASTATSNNPATHA